From Solea senegalensis isolate Sse05_10M linkage group LG7, IFAPA_SoseM_1, whole genome shotgun sequence, a single genomic window includes:
- the LOC122772801 gene encoding FH1/FH2 domain-containing protein 3-like isoform X4 yields MAPVLCRIQYLEDSDPFICTNFPEPRRPPTVNLDENLPLSEHISGIHALLEAPLKLDECTLQVSPHGNYLDLDSSLSEQRDELETFYQDISKGKKPILILRTQLSVRVHSILEKLYNCHGPELRRSLFSLKQLFQDDKDLVPEFVASEGLTCLIKVGAEADHNYQNYILRALSQIMLFVDGMDGVINHSETLQWLYTLTGSQSRLVVKTSLKLLIVFVEYSESNSPLLIHAVNTVDTRRGMKPWSFVVDVLDEKHVSDSELQVFAMTLINKTLSVLPDQDSFYDVTDSLEQLGMETIIHRHMNETTESDLRAQFTVYETALKYEDGDVDDSSSLLRKERRKIAANDQESRKSRRSSSQNLPDLLSTSTVSSPSNSTNSIVSPSSDRDTLSPTLSSASSSSSPTATLGSRASSPLTPDPGSPASSPSGSLRASPLPPHTPTNGTMTIEMDTRTASSPLPSDLSLQVKSSQMNPDQSKVETKTSFNFAEADSLYCPGSVNQDKPVLKKFEDTFLRSLAATQWEKKRRSKHFSQSRLSSSDDIISPQPTAEEGGANSTVEAAQSTAALQCSTLSNDKKFLMDMLYSTTATPLSPTATPPSSIATITDTSEAEGSLQTGGDGELHGWGRVSERLSSFRAHSLEPSASEGSASRRAELEGLEGSAQAALARLAENQQQRYLRQQSSIDLESPARRLETTQMTPLCPGGGADAWEQLQPSAAALRIKDLDFSDLLDEEDIDVLDMDTLDSTSAASCFSGIPPPPPLPPPPPGLGPPPPPPPPPGLVTPPPPPPPPPPPLPPGAPPPSFLAAAEFPQKKKKTVKLFWKELKQPDRPKKCRFGRGTVWASLDKVAVDTVRLEHLFESKAKELPVTKHHHKRCLHGDAPTYLLTPHTSARTRSGQTAPSARTQDTAQDHGEQSF; encoded by the exons ttgGACGAGTGCACTCTTCAAGTGTCTCCTCATGGAAATTATCTAGACTTGGACTCGTCTCTGTCTGAGCAGAGAGACGAGCTGGAGACATTTTACCAGGACATCAG TAAAGGAAAGAAACCcatcctgattctgaggactcagCTCTCCGTCCGTGTTCACTCCATCCTTG AGAAACTGTACAACTGTCACGGTCCAGAGTTGAGACGCTCGCTGTTCTCACTGAAACAGCTGttccag GACGATAAAGACCTGGTTCCAGAGTTCGTCGCGTCTGAAGGTTTGACGTGTCTCATTAAAGTCGGAGCTGAGGCCGATCACAACTATCAGAACTACATACTGAGAG CTCTCAGTCAGATCATGCTCTTTGTGGACGGAATGGACGGTGTCATTAACCACAGTGAGACACTGCAGTGGCTCTACACACTGACAGGAAGTCAG TCTCGTCTGGTGGTGAAAACGTCTCTGAAGCTTCTCATCGTGTTCGTGGAATATTCAGAGTCCAACAGTCCTCTACTCATCCACGCAGTCAACACGGTGGACACACGCAGAG GTATGAAGCCCTGGAGTTTTGTCGTCGATGTTCTGGACGAGAAACACGTCTCAGACTCAGAGCTGCAGGTGTTTGCTATGACGCTCATCAACAAG aCTCTGTCCGTCCTTCCAGACCAGGACTCCTTCTACGATGTGACGGACAGTCTGGAGCAGCTCGGCATGGAGACGATTATCCACCGACACATGAACGAGACCACAGAGAGTGACCTGAGAGCTCAGTTTACCGTCTATGAG aCAGCTCTGAAGTATGAGGATGGTGATGTCGAtgactcctcctccctcctccgcaaagaaagaagaaaaatcgcTGCTAATGATCAAGAGAGTCGAAAGAGTCGCCGCTCATCGAGTCAAAACCTTCCTGACCTCCTGTCGACCTCCAcagtctcctccccctccaacTCAACCAACTCAATCGTTTCCCCCTCCTCTGACCGTGACACCCTCTCCCCCACcctctcctctgcttcctcctcctccagccccaCGGCGACGCTCGGCAGCAGAGCTTCTTCTCCATTAACCCCTGACCCTGGAAGTCCCGCCTCCAGTCCATCTGGATCGCTGAGAGCCTCTCCACtgcccccccacacccccactAACGGAACCATGACCATTGAAATGGACACGAGGACAGCGTCCAGCCC cttgCCCTCTGATCTCTCTCTCCAGGTGAAGTCGTCCCAAATGAATCCAGACCAATCAAaggtggagacaaagacaagttTCAA CTTTGCAGAGGCTGACAGCCTCTACTG cccaGGTAGTGTGAATCAGGACAAACCGGTTCTGAAGAAGTTTGA AGACACCTTCCTGCGCAGCCTTGCAGCGACTCAgtgggagaagaagagaagaagtaAACACTTCAGCCAGTCCAGACTGTCCTcatctgatgacatcatcagcccTCAGCCcacagcagaggagggaggggccAACAGCACTGTGGAGGCGGCACAGAGCA ctgctgcactgcagtgcagcacaCTCTCCAACGACAAGAAGTTCCTGATGGACATGCTCTACTCCACAACCGCCACGCCCCTGAGCCCGACAGCCACGCCCCCGAGCTCGATAGCCACCATTACCGACACCAGTGAAGCAGAAGGAAGCCTTCAGACTG GCGGCGATGGTGAACTGCATGGTTGGGGTCGTGTGTCAGAGCGTCTGTCCAGCTTTAGAGCGCATTCTCTAGAACCCTCTGCCTCTGAGGGCAGCGCCTCACGCAGGGCAGAACTGGAAGGGCTAGAAGGCTCTGCCCAGGCAGCGCTGGCCCGACTGGCTGAAAACCAACAG CAGCGTTACCTGCGGCAGCAGAGCAGCATTGACTTGGAGAGCCCCGCCCGTCGCTTAGAAACCACCCAGATGACCCCACTTTGTCCTGGTGGTGGCGCTGATGCGTGGGAGCAGCTGCAGCCGAGCGCCGCCGCTCTGCGCATTAAAGACCTGGACTTTTCTGACCTTCTGGATGAGGAGGACATCGACGTCCTGGACATGGACACGCTGGACTCCACCTCCGCTGCCTCATGCTTTTCTggcattcctcctcctccccctcttcctcctcctcctccaggcttGGGTCCCccccctccgcctcctcctcctccaggccTGGTTACacctcctcccccaccacctcctccacctcctcccctaCCCCCAGGTGCTCCACCCCCTTCTTTtttggcagcagcagagttccctcagaagaagaagaagacagtgaaGTTATTCTGGAAGGAGCTGAAACAGCCCGATCGACCCAAGAAGTGTCGCTTTGGCCGCGGGACAGTGTGGGCGTCACTGGACAAGGTGGCGGTGGACACTGTCCGCCTTGAACACCTGTTTGAGTCCAAGGCCAAGGAACTCCCTGTTACCAAG CATCATCACAAACGTTGTCTGCACGGTGATGCCCCCACTTACCTCCTCACACCACACACCTCAGCCAGGACCCGGTCAGGCCAAACAGCACCGTCTGCTCGCACCCAGGACACGGCTCAAGACCATGGGGAACAGAGCTTTTGA
- the LOC122772801 gene encoding FH1/FH2 domain-containing protein 1-like isoform X1, which translates to MAPVLCRIQYLEDSDPFICTNFPEPRRPPTVNLDENLPLSEHISGIHALLEAPLKLDECTLQVSPHGNYLDLDSSLSEQRDELETFYQDISKGKKPILILRTQLSVRVHSILEKLYNCHGPELRRSLFSLKQLFQDDKDLVPEFVASEGLTCLIKVGAEADHNYQNYILRALSQIMLFVDGMDGVINHSETLQWLYTLTGSQSRLVVKTSLKLLIVFVEYSESNSPLLIHAVNTVDTRRGMKPWSFVVDVLDEKHVSDSELQVFAMTLINKTLSVLPDQDSFYDVTDSLEQLGMETIIHRHMNETTESDLRAQFTVYETALKYEDGDVDDSSSLLRKERRKIAANDQESRKSRRSSSQNLPDLLSTSTVSSPSNSTNSIVSPSSDRDTLSPTLSSASSSSSPTATLGSRASSPLTPDPGSPASSPSGSLRASPLPPHTPTNGTMTIEMDTRTASSPSRSFLTHHMSSLGLGRKSRFFSKTSSICEESSTTSSLPSDLSLQVKSSQMNPDQSKVETKTSFNFAEADSLYCPGSVNQDKPVLKKFEDTFLRSLAATQWEKKRRSKHFSQSRLSSSDDIISPQPTAEEGGANSTVEAAQSTAALQCSTLSNDKKFLMDMLYSTTATPLSPTATPPSSIATITDTSEAEGSLQTGGDGELHGWGRVSERLSSFRAHSLEPSASEGSASRRAELEGLEGSAQAALARLAENQQQRYLRQQSSIDLESPARRLETTQMTPLCPGGGADAWEQLQPSAAALRIKDLDFSDLLDEEDIDVLDMDTLDSTSAASCFSGIPPPPPLPPPPPGLGPPPPPPPPPGLVTPPPPPPPPPPPLPPGAPPPSFLAAAEFPQKKKKTVKLFWKELKQPDRPKKCRFGRGTVWASLDKVAVDTVRLEHLFESKAKELPVTKHHHKRCLHGDAPTYLLTPHTSARTRSGQTAPSARTQDTAQDHGEQSF; encoded by the exons ttgGACGAGTGCACTCTTCAAGTGTCTCCTCATGGAAATTATCTAGACTTGGACTCGTCTCTGTCTGAGCAGAGAGACGAGCTGGAGACATTTTACCAGGACATCAG TAAAGGAAAGAAACCcatcctgattctgaggactcagCTCTCCGTCCGTGTTCACTCCATCCTTG AGAAACTGTACAACTGTCACGGTCCAGAGTTGAGACGCTCGCTGTTCTCACTGAAACAGCTGttccag GACGATAAAGACCTGGTTCCAGAGTTCGTCGCGTCTGAAGGTTTGACGTGTCTCATTAAAGTCGGAGCTGAGGCCGATCACAACTATCAGAACTACATACTGAGAG CTCTCAGTCAGATCATGCTCTTTGTGGACGGAATGGACGGTGTCATTAACCACAGTGAGACACTGCAGTGGCTCTACACACTGACAGGAAGTCAG TCTCGTCTGGTGGTGAAAACGTCTCTGAAGCTTCTCATCGTGTTCGTGGAATATTCAGAGTCCAACAGTCCTCTACTCATCCACGCAGTCAACACGGTGGACACACGCAGAG GTATGAAGCCCTGGAGTTTTGTCGTCGATGTTCTGGACGAGAAACACGTCTCAGACTCAGAGCTGCAGGTGTTTGCTATGACGCTCATCAACAAG aCTCTGTCCGTCCTTCCAGACCAGGACTCCTTCTACGATGTGACGGACAGTCTGGAGCAGCTCGGCATGGAGACGATTATCCACCGACACATGAACGAGACCACAGAGAGTGACCTGAGAGCTCAGTTTACCGTCTATGAG aCAGCTCTGAAGTATGAGGATGGTGATGTCGAtgactcctcctccctcctccgcaaagaaagaagaaaaatcgcTGCTAATGATCAAGAGAGTCGAAAGAGTCGCCGCTCATCGAGTCAAAACCTTCCTGACCTCCTGTCGACCTCCAcagtctcctccccctccaacTCAACCAACTCAATCGTTTCCCCCTCCTCTGACCGTGACACCCTCTCCCCCACcctctcctctgcttcctcctcctccagccccaCGGCGACGCTCGGCAGCAGAGCTTCTTCTCCATTAACCCCTGACCCTGGAAGTCCCGCCTCCAGTCCATCTGGATCGCTGAGAGCCTCTCCACtgcccccccacacccccactAACGGAACCATGACCATTGAAATGGACACGAGGACAGCGTCCAGCCC GAGTCGCTCTTTCCTCACTCACCACATGTCAAGTCTGGGTCTGGGCAGGAAGTCCCGGTTCTTCTCCAAAACCAGCTCTATCTGTGAAGAGTCTTCAACTACCAGCAG cttgCCCTCTGATCTCTCTCTCCAGGTGAAGTCGTCCCAAATGAATCCAGACCAATCAAaggtggagacaaagacaagttTCAA CTTTGCAGAGGCTGACAGCCTCTACTG cccaGGTAGTGTGAATCAGGACAAACCGGTTCTGAAGAAGTTTGA AGACACCTTCCTGCGCAGCCTTGCAGCGACTCAgtgggagaagaagagaagaagtaAACACTTCAGCCAGTCCAGACTGTCCTcatctgatgacatcatcagcccTCAGCCcacagcagaggagggaggggccAACAGCACTGTGGAGGCGGCACAGAGCA ctgctgcactgcagtgcagcacaCTCTCCAACGACAAGAAGTTCCTGATGGACATGCTCTACTCCACAACCGCCACGCCCCTGAGCCCGACAGCCACGCCCCCGAGCTCGATAGCCACCATTACCGACACCAGTGAAGCAGAAGGAAGCCTTCAGACTG GCGGCGATGGTGAACTGCATGGTTGGGGTCGTGTGTCAGAGCGTCTGTCCAGCTTTAGAGCGCATTCTCTAGAACCCTCTGCCTCTGAGGGCAGCGCCTCACGCAGGGCAGAACTGGAAGGGCTAGAAGGCTCTGCCCAGGCAGCGCTGGCCCGACTGGCTGAAAACCAACAG CAGCGTTACCTGCGGCAGCAGAGCAGCATTGACTTGGAGAGCCCCGCCCGTCGCTTAGAAACCACCCAGATGACCCCACTTTGTCCTGGTGGTGGCGCTGATGCGTGGGAGCAGCTGCAGCCGAGCGCCGCCGCTCTGCGCATTAAAGACCTGGACTTTTCTGACCTTCTGGATGAGGAGGACATCGACGTCCTGGACATGGACACGCTGGACTCCACCTCCGCTGCCTCATGCTTTTCTggcattcctcctcctccccctcttcctcctcctcctccaggcttGGGTCCCccccctccgcctcctcctcctccaggccTGGTTACacctcctcccccaccacctcctccacctcctcccctaCCCCCAGGTGCTCCACCCCCTTCTTTtttggcagcagcagagttccctcagaagaagaagaagacagtgaaGTTATTCTGGAAGGAGCTGAAACAGCCCGATCGACCCAAGAAGTGTCGCTTTGGCCGCGGGACAGTGTGGGCGTCACTGGACAAGGTGGCGGTGGACACTGTCCGCCTTGAACACCTGTTTGAGTCCAAGGCCAAGGAACTCCCTGTTACCAAG CATCATCACAAACGTTGTCTGCACGGTGATGCCCCCACTTACCTCCTCACACCACACACCTCAGCCAGGACCCGGTCAGGCCAAACAGCACCGTCTGCTCGCACCCAGGACACGGCTCAAGACCATGGGGAACAGAGCTTTTGA
- the LOC122772801 gene encoding FH1/FH2 domain-containing protein 1-like isoform X3, translated as MAPVLCRIQYLEDSDPFICTNFPEPRRPPTVNLDENLPLSEHISGIHALLEAPLKLDECTLQVSPHGNYLDLDSSLSEQRDELETFYQDISKGKKPILILRTQLSVRVHSILEKLYNCHGPELRRSLFSLKQLFQDDKDLVPEFVASEGLTCLIKVGAEADHNYQNYILRALSQIMLFVDGMDGVINHSETLQWLYTLTGSQSRLVVKTSLKLLIVFVEYSESNSPLLIHAVNTVDTRRGMKPWSFVVDVLDEKHVSDSELQVFAMTLINKTLSVLPDQDSFYDVTDSLEQLGMETIIHRHMNETTESDLRAQFTVYETALKYEDGDVDDSSSLLRKERRKIAANDQESRKSRRSSSQNLPDLLSTSTVSSPSNSTNSIVSPSSDRDTLSPTLSSASSSSSPTATLGSRASSPLTPDPGSPASSPSGSLRASPLPPHTPTNGTMTIEMDTRTASSPSRSFLTHHMSSLGLGRKSRFFSKTSSICEESSTTSSLPSDLSLQVKSSQMNPDQSKVETKTSFKDTFLRSLAATQWEKKRRSKHFSQSRLSSSDDIISPQPTAEEGGANSTVEAAQSTAALQCSTLSNDKKFLMDMLYSTTATPLSPTATPPSSIATITDTSEAEGSLQTGGDGELHGWGRVSERLSSFRAHSLEPSASEGSASRRAELEGLEGSAQAALARLAENQQQRYLRQQSSIDLESPARRLETTQMTPLCPGGGADAWEQLQPSAAALRIKDLDFSDLLDEEDIDVLDMDTLDSTSAASCFSGIPPPPPLPPPPPGLGPPPPPPPPPGLVTPPPPPPPPPPPLPPGAPPPSFLAAAEFPQKKKKTVKLFWKELKQPDRPKKCRFGRGTVWASLDKVAVDTVRLEHLFESKAKELPVTKHHHKRCLHGDAPTYLLTPHTSARTRSGQTAPSARTQDTAQDHGEQSF; from the exons ttgGACGAGTGCACTCTTCAAGTGTCTCCTCATGGAAATTATCTAGACTTGGACTCGTCTCTGTCTGAGCAGAGAGACGAGCTGGAGACATTTTACCAGGACATCAG TAAAGGAAAGAAACCcatcctgattctgaggactcagCTCTCCGTCCGTGTTCACTCCATCCTTG AGAAACTGTACAACTGTCACGGTCCAGAGTTGAGACGCTCGCTGTTCTCACTGAAACAGCTGttccag GACGATAAAGACCTGGTTCCAGAGTTCGTCGCGTCTGAAGGTTTGACGTGTCTCATTAAAGTCGGAGCTGAGGCCGATCACAACTATCAGAACTACATACTGAGAG CTCTCAGTCAGATCATGCTCTTTGTGGACGGAATGGACGGTGTCATTAACCACAGTGAGACACTGCAGTGGCTCTACACACTGACAGGAAGTCAG TCTCGTCTGGTGGTGAAAACGTCTCTGAAGCTTCTCATCGTGTTCGTGGAATATTCAGAGTCCAACAGTCCTCTACTCATCCACGCAGTCAACACGGTGGACACACGCAGAG GTATGAAGCCCTGGAGTTTTGTCGTCGATGTTCTGGACGAGAAACACGTCTCAGACTCAGAGCTGCAGGTGTTTGCTATGACGCTCATCAACAAG aCTCTGTCCGTCCTTCCAGACCAGGACTCCTTCTACGATGTGACGGACAGTCTGGAGCAGCTCGGCATGGAGACGATTATCCACCGACACATGAACGAGACCACAGAGAGTGACCTGAGAGCTCAGTTTACCGTCTATGAG aCAGCTCTGAAGTATGAGGATGGTGATGTCGAtgactcctcctccctcctccgcaaagaaagaagaaaaatcgcTGCTAATGATCAAGAGAGTCGAAAGAGTCGCCGCTCATCGAGTCAAAACCTTCCTGACCTCCTGTCGACCTCCAcagtctcctccccctccaacTCAACCAACTCAATCGTTTCCCCCTCCTCTGACCGTGACACCCTCTCCCCCACcctctcctctgcttcctcctcctccagccccaCGGCGACGCTCGGCAGCAGAGCTTCTTCTCCATTAACCCCTGACCCTGGAAGTCCCGCCTCCAGTCCATCTGGATCGCTGAGAGCCTCTCCACtgcccccccacacccccactAACGGAACCATGACCATTGAAATGGACACGAGGACAGCGTCCAGCCC GAGTCGCTCTTTCCTCACTCACCACATGTCAAGTCTGGGTCTGGGCAGGAAGTCCCGGTTCTTCTCCAAAACCAGCTCTATCTGTGAAGAGTCTTCAACTACCAGCAG cttgCCCTCTGATCTCTCTCTCCAGGTGAAGTCGTCCCAAATGAATCCAGACCAATCAAaggtggagacaaagacaagttTCAA AGACACCTTCCTGCGCAGCCTTGCAGCGACTCAgtgggagaagaagagaagaagtaAACACTTCAGCCAGTCCAGACTGTCCTcatctgatgacatcatcagcccTCAGCCcacagcagaggagggaggggccAACAGCACTGTGGAGGCGGCACAGAGCA ctgctgcactgcagtgcagcacaCTCTCCAACGACAAGAAGTTCCTGATGGACATGCTCTACTCCACAACCGCCACGCCCCTGAGCCCGACAGCCACGCCCCCGAGCTCGATAGCCACCATTACCGACACCAGTGAAGCAGAAGGAAGCCTTCAGACTG GCGGCGATGGTGAACTGCATGGTTGGGGTCGTGTGTCAGAGCGTCTGTCCAGCTTTAGAGCGCATTCTCTAGAACCCTCTGCCTCTGAGGGCAGCGCCTCACGCAGGGCAGAACTGGAAGGGCTAGAAGGCTCTGCCCAGGCAGCGCTGGCCCGACTGGCTGAAAACCAACAG CAGCGTTACCTGCGGCAGCAGAGCAGCATTGACTTGGAGAGCCCCGCCCGTCGCTTAGAAACCACCCAGATGACCCCACTTTGTCCTGGTGGTGGCGCTGATGCGTGGGAGCAGCTGCAGCCGAGCGCCGCCGCTCTGCGCATTAAAGACCTGGACTTTTCTGACCTTCTGGATGAGGAGGACATCGACGTCCTGGACATGGACACGCTGGACTCCACCTCCGCTGCCTCATGCTTTTCTggcattcctcctcctccccctcttcctcctcctcctccaggcttGGGTCCCccccctccgcctcctcctcctccaggccTGGTTACacctcctcccccaccacctcctccacctcctcccctaCCCCCAGGTGCTCCACCCCCTTCTTTtttggcagcagcagagttccctcagaagaagaagaagacagtgaaGTTATTCTGGAAGGAGCTGAAACAGCCCGATCGACCCAAGAAGTGTCGCTTTGGCCGCGGGACAGTGTGGGCGTCACTGGACAAGGTGGCGGTGGACACTGTCCGCCTTGAACACCTGTTTGAGTCCAAGGCCAAGGAACTCCCTGTTACCAAG CATCATCACAAACGTTGTCTGCACGGTGATGCCCCCACTTACCTCCTCACACCACACACCTCAGCCAGGACCCGGTCAGGCCAAACAGCACCGTCTGCTCGCACCCAGGACACGGCTCAAGACCATGGGGAACAGAGCTTTTGA
- the LOC122772801 gene encoding FH1/FH2 domain-containing protein 3-like isoform X5 → MAPVLCRIQYLEDSDPFICTNFPEPRRPPTVNLDENLPLSEHISGIHALLEAPLKLDECTLQVSPHGNYLDLDSSLSEQRDELETFYQDISKGKKPILILRTQLSVRVHSILEKLYNCHGPELRRSLFSLKQLFQDDKDLVPEFVASEGLTCLIKVGAEADHNYQNYILRALSQIMLFVDGMDGVINHSETLQWLYTLTGSQSRLVVKTSLKLLIVFVEYSESNSPLLIHAVNTVDTRRGMKPWSFVVDVLDEKHVSDSELQVFAMTLINKTLSVLPDQDSFYDVTDSLEQLGMETIIHRHMNETTESDLRAQFTVYETALKYEDGDVDDSSSLLRKERRKIAANDQESRKSRRSSSQNLPDLLSTSTVSSPSNSTNSIVSPSSDRDTLSPTLSSASSSSSPTATLGSRASSPLTPDPGSPASSPSGSLRASPLPPHTPTNGTMTIEMDTRTASSPDTFLRSLAATQWEKKRRSKHFSQSRLSSSDDIISPQPTAEEGGANSTVEAAQSTAALQCSTLSNDKKFLMDMLYSTTATPLSPTATPPSSIATITDTSEAEGSLQTGGDGELHGWGRVSERLSSFRAHSLEPSASEGSASRRAELEGLEGSAQAALARLAENQQQRYLRQQSSIDLESPARRLETTQMTPLCPGGGADAWEQLQPSAAALRIKDLDFSDLLDEEDIDVLDMDTLDSTSAASCFSGIPPPPPLPPPPPGLGPPPPPPPPPGLVTPPPPPPPPPPPLPPGAPPPSFLAAAEFPQKKKKTVKLFWKELKQPDRPKKCRFGRGTVWASLDKVAVDTVRLEHLFESKAKELPVTKHHHKRCLHGDAPTYLLTPHTSARTRSGQTAPSARTQDTAQDHGEQSF, encoded by the exons ttgGACGAGTGCACTCTTCAAGTGTCTCCTCATGGAAATTATCTAGACTTGGACTCGTCTCTGTCTGAGCAGAGAGACGAGCTGGAGACATTTTACCAGGACATCAG TAAAGGAAAGAAACCcatcctgattctgaggactcagCTCTCCGTCCGTGTTCACTCCATCCTTG AGAAACTGTACAACTGTCACGGTCCAGAGTTGAGACGCTCGCTGTTCTCACTGAAACAGCTGttccag GACGATAAAGACCTGGTTCCAGAGTTCGTCGCGTCTGAAGGTTTGACGTGTCTCATTAAAGTCGGAGCTGAGGCCGATCACAACTATCAGAACTACATACTGAGAG CTCTCAGTCAGATCATGCTCTTTGTGGACGGAATGGACGGTGTCATTAACCACAGTGAGACACTGCAGTGGCTCTACACACTGACAGGAAGTCAG TCTCGTCTGGTGGTGAAAACGTCTCTGAAGCTTCTCATCGTGTTCGTGGAATATTCAGAGTCCAACAGTCCTCTACTCATCCACGCAGTCAACACGGTGGACACACGCAGAG GTATGAAGCCCTGGAGTTTTGTCGTCGATGTTCTGGACGAGAAACACGTCTCAGACTCAGAGCTGCAGGTGTTTGCTATGACGCTCATCAACAAG aCTCTGTCCGTCCTTCCAGACCAGGACTCCTTCTACGATGTGACGGACAGTCTGGAGCAGCTCGGCATGGAGACGATTATCCACCGACACATGAACGAGACCACAGAGAGTGACCTGAGAGCTCAGTTTACCGTCTATGAG aCAGCTCTGAAGTATGAGGATGGTGATGTCGAtgactcctcctccctcctccgcaaagaaagaagaaaaatcgcTGCTAATGATCAAGAGAGTCGAAAGAGTCGCCGCTCATCGAGTCAAAACCTTCCTGACCTCCTGTCGACCTCCAcagtctcctccccctccaacTCAACCAACTCAATCGTTTCCCCCTCCTCTGACCGTGACACCCTCTCCCCCACcctctcctctgcttcctcctcctccagccccaCGGCGACGCTCGGCAGCAGAGCTTCTTCTCCATTAACCCCTGACCCTGGAAGTCCCGCCTCCAGTCCATCTGGATCGCTGAGAGCCTCTCCACtgcccccccacacccccactAACGGAACCATGACCATTGAAATGGACACGAGGACAGCGTCCAGCCC AGACACCTTCCTGCGCAGCCTTGCAGCGACTCAgtgggagaagaagagaagaagtaAACACTTCAGCCAGTCCAGACTGTCCTcatctgatgacatcatcagcccTCAGCCcacagcagaggagggaggggccAACAGCACTGTGGAGGCGGCACAGAGCA ctgctgcactgcagtgcagcacaCTCTCCAACGACAAGAAGTTCCTGATGGACATGCTCTACTCCACAACCGCCACGCCCCTGAGCCCGACAGCCACGCCCCCGAGCTCGATAGCCACCATTACCGACACCAGTGAAGCAGAAGGAAGCCTTCAGACTG GCGGCGATGGTGAACTGCATGGTTGGGGTCGTGTGTCAGAGCGTCTGTCCAGCTTTAGAGCGCATTCTCTAGAACCCTCTGCCTCTGAGGGCAGCGCCTCACGCAGGGCAGAACTGGAAGGGCTAGAAGGCTCTGCCCAGGCAGCGCTGGCCCGACTGGCTGAAAACCAACAG CAGCGTTACCTGCGGCAGCAGAGCAGCATTGACTTGGAGAGCCCCGCCCGTCGCTTAGAAACCACCCAGATGACCCCACTTTGTCCTGGTGGTGGCGCTGATGCGTGGGAGCAGCTGCAGCCGAGCGCCGCCGCTCTGCGCATTAAAGACCTGGACTTTTCTGACCTTCTGGATGAGGAGGACATCGACGTCCTGGACATGGACACGCTGGACTCCACCTCCGCTGCCTCATGCTTTTCTggcattcctcctcctccccctcttcctcctcctcctccaggcttGGGTCCCccccctccgcctcctcctcctccaggccTGGTTACacctcctcccccaccacctcctccacctcctcccctaCCCCCAGGTGCTCCACCCCCTTCTTTtttggcagcagcagagttccctcagaagaagaagaagacagtgaaGTTATTCTGGAAGGAGCTGAAACAGCCCGATCGACCCAAGAAGTGTCGCTTTGGCCGCGGGACAGTGTGGGCGTCACTGGACAAGGTGGCGGTGGACACTGTCCGCCTTGAACACCTGTTTGAGTCCAAGGCCAAGGAACTCCCTGTTACCAAG CATCATCACAAACGTTGTCTGCACGGTGATGCCCCCACTTACCTCCTCACACCACACACCTCAGCCAGGACCCGGTCAGGCCAAACAGCACCGTCTGCTCGCACCCAGGACACGGCTCAAGACCATGGGGAACAGAGCTTTTGA